TCTGGGCGATATCCGTGATCTCTTCGACCGCCTCCTTCTCGAATTCGAGATCGATATCCTCGGTTTTGAGAAGGGCCTTATACTGTTTGAGGAGCGCATTGTCCGGCTCGGTGATGATCCGGTAAAAATCTTCCTTGGTCAAAGGGTCGAGCTCTACCCTTATAGGGAAACGTCCCTGAAGCTCCGGTATAAGGTCCGAGGGCTTCGACATGTGGAATGCGCCCGCGGCAATGAAGAGCACGTGGTCCGTCTTGACCATGCCGTATTTCGTCGTCACCGTGGTCCCCTCGACTATGGGAAGTATATCGCGCTGGACTCCCTCCCTCGACACATCGGGGCCGTGGGTATGGTCGCGGCTCGCAATCTTGTCGAGCTCGTCGAGAAATATGATGCCCGACTGCTCCACCCGCTCGATAGCGTCCTGAACCACCCTGTCCATATCGATAAGTTTCTTCGACTCTTCCTGGATGAGAAGCTCGTATGCCTCTTTTACCTTTACCTTGCGCTTCTTCGTCTTCTTCGGGAGCATATTGCCGAACATATCCCTGATCTGCATATCCATCTCTTCGAGGCCCGAAGCGGAAAAGATCTCCACGATGGGGAGCGCCTTATCGGGCACTTCGAGCTCCACGAATTTCTCCTCGAATTTACCCGCCTTGAGCTGGTTCCTCAGCTTGAGCCTCGAAAGGTCAGCGGGCTCGCCTTCCTTGGGGGCGCGGGCGCTCTTCCTTACGGGCAGGAGAAGATCGAGA
The genomic region above belongs to Syntrophorhabdaceae bacterium and contains:
- the hslU gene encoding ATP-dependent protease ATPase subunit HslU: MKILTPKEIMEELNRFIIGQNKAKKAVSIALRNRWRRQMISKELRDEIAPKNIIMIGPTGVGKTEIARRLAKLAVAPFLKIEATKFTEVGYVGRDVESMIRDLTELSVNMVKKEEHEQVLAKARELAEERILDLLLPVRKSARAPKEGEPADLSRLKLRNQLKAGKFEEKFVELEVPDKALPIVEIFSASGLEEMDMQIRDMFGNMLPKKTKKRKVKVKEAYELLIQEESKKLIDMDRVVQDAIERVEQSGIIFLDELDKIASRDHTHGPDVSREGVQRDILPIVEGTTVTTKYGMVKTDHVLFIAAGAFHMSKPSDLIPELQGRFPIRVELDPLTKEDFYRIITEPDNALLKQYKALLKTEDIDLEFEKEAVEEITDIAQKINEMTENIGARRLYTVMEKLLEDISFSAPDTKEEKIVITKAYVREKLGEFLEKEDLSRYIL